In the Brevundimonas sp. MF30-B genome, CACGCGGCGGCTTTCGCCGGGCTGGAGCGCGACGCGCTGGAAGGCCTTCAGCTGGCGGATCGGGCGCGTCACCGAGGCGGCGCGGTCGTGGATGTACAGCTGCACGACCTCGTCGGCCGCGCGCGCACCGGTGTTGGACACCTGGGCCGACACCTGCAGCGCGCCGTCCCAGGCCAGGACGCCGTCGCCCACCTCCAGATCGGCGTAGTCGATGCGGCCATAGGTCAGGCCGTGACCGAAGGGCCAGGCGGCGATGTTCAGCGTCTCGCGATAGCGCGCCTTGAACTCCTCGCCATGCTCCAGGCTGAGCGGTGGGCGGCCGGTGACCTTGCGGTCGTAGTAGAAGGGCGACTGGCCCGTGTGGCGCGGGAAGCTGACCGGCAGGCGGCCCGACGGCGCATGATCGCCGAACAGGATGTCGGCCACGGCGTGGCCCGTCTCGGCGCCCAGGAACCAGGCGCACAGGATGGCCTCGGCCGACTGGGCCGCGCCGTCCAGCACCAGGGCGCGGCCGGACTTCAGGATCAGGACGATCGGCTTGCCGACGGCGGCGACCGCCTCGACCAGGGCGCGCTGCGGCGCCGGCAGGCCGATGTCGAGGCGCGACTGGGCCTCGCCCGACATGCGCTCGCCTTCGCCCACGACCAGAACAACGACGTCCGACGCCTGGGCCGCCTGGACCGCCGCCTCGATCCCGCCGTCGATGGCGCTTTCGGCGTCGCAGCCTTTGGCCACCTTCAGCGCCTGCGGATCGGCCAGGGCCGCGCGCAGGCCGTCCTCGATGCTGACGGCGTATTTCGGATGGCCGAACAGGACCCAGGGGCCGTTCAGGTGGTCGGGTCCGTCGATAAAGGGGCCGATCAGGGCGATGGCCTTGCCGGACTTGGGCAGGGGCAGCAGGTCGCCCCGGTTCTCCAGCAGCACCATGGAGCGCCGCCCGGCCTCGCGCGCCAGCTCGCGGTGCGCCGGCTCGTCGGTCGTTTCGGCCAGCGCCGGCGTCATGCGGTTGAACGGGTCGTCGAACAGGCCCAGCGCCTGCTTCAGCTTGAGCACCCGCCGCACCGAGGCGTCGACCTCGGCCTCGTCCACCTCGCCCGACCGCACCAGATCAGGCAGGTGCTCGGCGTAGAAGCCGGACGACATGCTCATGTCCACGCCGCCGTTGAAGGCCAGGCGCGCCGCGTCGCGCGCATCCTCGGCGAAGCCGTGGGCGATCAGCTCCATGTCGCCGGTGAAGTCCGAAACGACGAAGCCTTCGAAGCCCCATTCGCCGTGCAGCACCGTCTTGGTCAGCCAGGGATTGGCGTGGCACGGCACGCCGGCCAGGTCGTTGAAGGCCGCCATGGTCGACAGGGCGCCGGCCCTAAACGCGGCCTGGAAGGGCGGGAAATAGACCTCGCGCAGCGTGCGCTCGGACACGTCGACGGAGTTGTAGTCCAGGCCCGCCACCGCC is a window encoding:
- the bglX gene encoding beta-glucosidase BglX, with protein sequence MTHSSSPAIAADAGLDPIENLIARMTLEEKAGQLTVMPAALAPAPATAANPEAVPGSIEEQAQAVREGRIGALFNGDSATWHREMQRVAVEESRLKIPLLFGADVIHGFRTIFPTPLAEAAAFDADLAERTARAAAVEATAAGIAWNFAPMVDVSRDARWGRGVEGAGEDVLLGCILAEARVRGFQGAKGLSDAQSMLATPKHLAAYGAAVAGLDYNSVDVSERTLREVYFPPFQAAFRAGALSTMAAFNDLAGVPCHANPWLTKTVLHGEWGFEGFVVSDFTGDMELIAHGFAEDARDAARLAFNGGVDMSMSSGFYAEHLPDLVRSGEVDEAEVDASVRRVLKLKQALGLFDDPFNRMTPALAETTDEPAHRELAREAGRRSMVLLENRGDLLPLPKSGKAIALIGPFIDGPDHLNGPWVLFGHPKYAVSIEDGLRAALADPQALKVAKGCDAESAIDGGIEAAVQAAQASDVVVLVVGEGERMSGEAQSRLDIGLPAPQRALVEAVAAVGKPIVLILKSGRALVLDGAAQSAEAILCAWFLGAETGHAVADILFGDHAPSGRLPVSFPRHTGQSPFYYDRKVTGRPPLSLEHGEEFKARYRETLNIAAWPFGHGLTYGRIDYADLEVGDGVLAWDGALQVSAQVSNTGARAADEVVQLYIHDRAASVTRPIRQLKAFQRVALQPGESRRVTFTLTRRDLEFVGRDLTWIAEPGRFAVWIAPSAETGLEGGFELRAG